The genomic region GCGACTCGGTCACCCGGGAACGTCGATAGCCACGAGATACAATTCCTGCTCCGGTGTTTCGCCCCAGAGCGCCGGCTCCATCAGCGGTTCCTGTTCGACCCGCTCGAATCCGTGGCCAGCGATAAACTCGCGTAACTCTTCGGGCGGGCGACCGCGATACAACGGGAGATCCTCGTGGATTTCCCGGTACTCGTCCCACGGCTGCGGGAAATCCCAGTAGCCCTCGATGAGAATGATGCGACCGCCGGGCCGGACGACGCGACGCCACTCCCGCAGCGCGCTCGCGGGGTTCGGGAGCGTCCAGATGAGATGGCGCGCCGTCACCACGTCGTAGGCGGAATCGGGCACCTGTAGAGACTCGGCGTCCCCCGTGCGAAAGTCGATCGAGAGATCGCGCTCTCGAGCCTTCGATCGAGCCCGCTCGAGCATCGCTGGCGACAGATCGACCCCGGTAACGTCGTGTCCCAACGCCGCCAGCAGCACCGAGAGCGTCCCCGTTCCACAGCCGAGATCGAGGACGCGTTTGGATTGATCGGGGTCGCCGGTCCACCCCCGGAGGAGCGACAGCCACGCCTCACGCTGCTCGGCCGTGTCTATGCCGGAGATGCCGTCGGCGTCGTACGAGTCGGAGCGCCCGTTCCAGTATCGGCGAACGACGGCTTTGACCGCCTTTTCGGGTCCGGGTGGGGGCGATCCCGTCACGACTGCTCGGTCGCGACTCGATCGAGAAACGACGCGAGCGCGTCGACCGCGGTCGCGAACGTCCGCTCGCCCAGTTCCGGCGAGGCGTCCGTCGCGTCGCCGACCGCACCGTTCTCGCTGAACTCGTCGGTGAAATCGTGGAGGACGCCGCCGTCGACCGTGCTCGCCCACGTCGGTGCATCGCCGGCGACTGGGTCCCCGACATCGTCGGGACACAGGTGCAACAGGACCGACGTCTCGAGGGTTCCCGCGTGCCCGACGTGGTCGTCGACAGCACGCATCCACTCCCAGAGGAACACGTCTACGTCGATCGAGTCCCGCTCGGTCAACTCTCGAGCGAGGTGAGACAGCGTGTCGCCGTTCCCGCCGTGTTCGTTTACGAACACGACCGTCTCGATACTGTCACTCGAGTCCGAGACGGAGTCCACGACATCGCGGGCGTACCGACGAAGCGTCTCCGGCGAGACCGACAGCGTCCCGGGAAACCGACCGTGGTACGGTGCGACCCCGACCGGCAACGGTGGGAGCACGGCCGCGTTCCCGTCCCACTCCTGATCGACCGCAGCGGCGATCGACCGAGCGATGATCGTATCGGTCCCGACCGGCGCATGGGGCCCGTGCTGTTCCGTGCTGCCGACGGGCAGGAGTGCCGTCGTCAGTGCTGCCGACTCGATCTCCGTCCACGAATTCCGCTCGAGATCCATGTGTCTGTGCGGTTGGTCGGTGACCCGTTTAACAGGTGCGAACGTATCGCCTGCCGCGATTCGGGGTGGGAATCGATGGCCACAGCATTCGTCCGATTCTGCGGTCGATCGAAACAGGGGGCCCACGATCCGTCTCGGATCGCTGCCGATCTCGCCCTGCAACAAGGGTACTCCGATCGGGATCACTGTACCAACCCCTCGCTTTCAGATACAGTTCGAGAACTCGAGTGTTTGTGAAGGTGGCGCGCTCGAGCCAGCGAACTCGGAAGTCAGCGGTTCGGGACCGGTCATAACCGCCTCGAGAAAACCTCAAAAGCGCCCGGCGGGTTGGGGGTGGCAACCGTCGCCGGGCGAGCCGCGGACAATGTCAGGTGGGATGTTGGTTGGATCGGCCATGTCGCGCGGTGGGAGCGCGACAGTGAATATGTTCGGCGACGGTATTATCAACTTCATCCCGATTCCAGCGAGCTCGGAATCGTCCCTGTTCGTCACAACAACTACCGTGATGTGTGAGTCAAGCAGATACTGAGGCGCTCGAGAATTCTCTCCACAGACCGTGAGGAGGACGGACGGGAGCGAATGTGTGCTGTGATCCAGCCCTTGGTTTAGGCAGTGCGAAAAATTGTTTAGTAATTGAAAAGTTATAAGAGAGTGACGGACCAATAGTGAATCGTAATGAACACGCAAAAGAGCACCCGACAGGACGCAGATACCGTCGAAGAGAACGCCCTTCGACTCGAGACCGGAAAGGCCGAACAGATCATCGACGCCCTCAATACCGACCTCGCGGACGCCTACGTCCTCTACCATCAGCTCCACAAGCACCACTGGAACGTCGAAGGCGCGGAGTTCCTCGACGTTCACGTCTTCCTCCAAGAGGTTTACGAAGACGTCGAAGACGCGGCCGACGAACTCGCCGAGCGACTCCAAGCGCTCGGTGGCGTCCCGCACGCGAGCATGACGACGCTCGCAGAAACCGCGACGGTCGAACCCGAGGACGAAGACGTCTACGACATCCGGACCTCGCTCGCCAACGACCTCGAGATGATGGGGGATATCATCGAGAGCTACCGTCAGCACATCGAACTCGCGGAGCAACTCGGCGACTACGCGACGGGAGAGATCCTCCGCGAGCAACTCGAGACCATCGAGGAACACGCCCACCACATCGAACACTACCTCGAAGACGATACCCTCGTCCTCGAGTCCGCGACGAACTAACGGTGGATCTTCAACGGTTCCGAATCGGACTACTTTCCAGTCGGTGCAGACGGACCGACGGCCGAGCGAAATGAGGAAACCCCTGAGACCGGAGCGGGACTCGAGGGGACTAGCGGCTTACATCGACGATGTGATCGCTCGAAATCCACCCGTCGGTGTTTCCGGATTCGATGAAGACTGATTTCGCAGGGCTGCTTTCGCAGACGGATATCTCGGGTCCACGGTTCGAAGCCGGTTCGGAGTCGGACGGTGGAGACGACTGGGTCCCGGTAGCCATTAGCAGTGTTTAGGTAGACCTAAAATAAAAAGCTCGCGGTTCGTCTCAGTCGACGTGACGGCGGAGAATCGGAGAGTAACGCATCGTCCCGAGCCGATCGCGACAGCCGTCCCGAAACACCTCACTCGGTGAGCAGGGCCGACTCGAGTCGCTCGGCGACCACCGGACTGATCGTTCCGGCCAGCTCCATCGCCTCGCGCTCGTACTCGTCGAGTTCGAGCACGTCGTGAAAGAACTGTGAGAGAGTGGTGTAGGTCTCGTAGAGTTCTTCGGCGGCGTCCCGCCCTGCTGGGGTGAGCGTCGCCCCCTCGTAGGGTTCGTACGTCACCAGCCCTCTGGACTCGAGGCGCTGGAGCATCTCCGTCGTCGCCGCGGGCGACCGGTCGACCGCATCGGCGACGTGACCGGGCGAAACCGGCGGCGAATCGCGTCGTTCGGCGAGATAGAGAACGAGTAGGTAGTGGGGAGCACCGGTCATTTATGACTGAATCGATACCCGGTCTCGAGTCGTCGGGGCGAGGCCGCCCGATCGAACGGCCGTCAGTGAGCCCGGCGAGATACGCGGAAACGACCGCCGTTTTGTGAGCCGCTCGAACGACTCCCGCTCGTTCGAATTCGCCTCCGCGACGCTGGGACGCAGCGGACGGTCGGGATCAGTGAGTGTGTCGTCGGGGAGAGTCATTCGTCACTCCCGACTCACTCCTCGCCCTCGATTTCGCGCGCCGCCTCGAGGATCAGGTCGTCGTCGACGTGTTCGAGGAGTCGCCTGTGGCCGCGCTCGACGCGAGCGTCGATCTCGTCGTCGGAGAGGTACGTCTCGAGTCGGCGATCGACTTCCCGTTCGCGGATCTCGCGGCGTCGCTCGTCCTCGAGGTCGTGATCGTCTGGCAATCGGTCGTCGAACCACTCCCGCCACCGATCGCGGTCGCTCCACTCCGAATCGAGTTCCGCCGCCGGGCGCCTCCAGTCGTAGTAACTCGCGACGGACTCGGGATAGCCCCGTTCCCGTCGAACGTCCTCGACGACGGTTATCCCGACCCGTGTCCCGCGTCCGGCAGCCATGCTCGCCTGATAGCCGGTAGCTCCGTACGGTGACGCGATGTACAGGTCGTCGACGGGCGTCGTTCCGTCGCCCTCGGCGTACCCCTTGTCGAAGTGCTCGTGTTCTTCGCCGTCGTGTTCGTGCGTCTCGAACATCGCCGCCTCGTCGTCGAGACCGCGCATGTATTCGCCGTCGTAGCGCGTGGCGGCGATCACTCGGCGAGCCGTGACCGGCTCACCCTCCTGAACGCCGACGACGAACCCCTCGCCGCCGTCGGCGCGCTCGAGCGACTCGACGAGATCGGGGACGATCTCACAGCCTGCCTCCTCGGCGTGGTCGTGGATCAGCCCGTACAGCGTCTCGATGTCGATCCCACCGGGAAAGCCGAGATAATTCTCGAGGACGGCACACCGCTGGATCGAGGAGCGCCCGCGATCGAAGATCACCGTGTCCAGCCCGTAGCGTGCGGTAAAGACCCCCGCGGCACAGCCCGCTGGGCCGCCGCCGACGATGACGACATCGTGATCGAACGCTGCGTTCGTTTGGGTCGTGTCGCTATCACTCATTTCTGAAATTCCCCGGTGACGATGTCCGCAACGCGCTGGCGGTCGAATAGCTGTTCGCCTCCGAACTCGTCGGGATACAGTCCACGAGCCGCCCGCTCGAGCTGGAAGAGGTGGATGATCGGCCCTTGGTAGGTCAGGCCACCATAGATGACGCGGTCGTTTTGAACCGCCTGAAGCTCACTCGCGACGTTGTGGTTCCGTAGATGTGAGACGATTTCGGTGTCGAAATACTCCTGGGTGATCTCACCTTGCATCCTGATCGCGAGGGCGTCCGGATCGATCTCCAACAGTGTTTCGTAGTCGATAGTTCCCCCGCCGGCTTGCGCATCGACGATATCGTTCCGGGCGAGACTATCCGCGACGTTCAGATCGGTCCAGTGTTTGGACTGTGTCCCGGAGCCGATCAGGTACGGATAGAACGATTCCGGCGGGACTCCCTCCGGGTAGAGAACCGCGATGGTCGGGGTTTCGTTCGGAAGGCGCGCTCGTACGTCCGCGAGTACCTCGTCGTGATACGCCGCGAACGCGTCGTAGCGAGCCTGCTCTTGGAACACCTGCGCGATCTTCTCGAAGGCCTCGTACAGCGTGTAGTCGGCGTAATCATGCCAGTCGTAGACACGCGAGAAGATCGTGTTCCCCACGAACGGCGCGACGGCGTCTCGGATCTCGTCGATGTCGACCCGATCCCACTGGAGGCGATTCTCCATGAAGTTCGGATCGATGAGGTGAACGTCGGCCTCGAGTTCGTAAAAGATCTCTTTGCCGGTGCCGTCCTGATAGAGTTCGGTGAGTTCGCTTCCGTCGACGGAGACGCCGGGGAGTTCCTCGTACAGGTGTGAGGCGAACCGGGCGCGGACGCCGATGGCCGAGAGTCCGTCACCCTGTCCGAGCGCGACGCCCATGTCCGCGTAATCGCCCGTGTACGGGAACCACGTTTCGGGAACCTCGTCGAACTCGACGGTACCGACGGGATCCATCGTCACCGAGTAC from Natrinema versiforme harbors:
- a CDS encoding class I SAM-dependent methyltransferase — its product is MTGSPPPGPEKAVKAVVRRYWNGRSDSYDADGISGIDTAEQREAWLSLLRGWTGDPDQSKRVLDLGCGTGTLSVLLAALGHDVTGVDLSPAMLERARSKARERDLSIDFRTGDAESLQVPDSAYDVVTARHLIWTLPNPASALREWRRVVRPGGRIILIEGYWDFPQPWDEYREIHEDLPLYRGRPPEELREFIAGHGFERVEQEPLMEPALWGETPEQELYLVAIDVPG
- a CDS encoding creatininase family protein, producing the protein MDLERNSWTEIESAALTTALLPVGSTEQHGPHAPVGTDTIIARSIAAAVDQEWDGNAAVLPPLPVGVAPYHGRFPGTLSVSPETLRRYARDVVDSVSDSSDSIETVVFVNEHGGNGDTLSHLARELTERDSIDVDVFLWEWMRAVDDHVGHAGTLETSVLLHLCPDDVGDPVAGDAPTWASTVDGGVLHDFTDEFSENGAVGDATDASPELGERTFATAVDALASFLDRVATEQS
- the dpsA gene encoding DNA starvation/stationary phase protection protein DpsA, whose amino-acid sequence is MNTQKSTRQDADTVEENALRLETGKAEQIIDALNTDLADAYVLYHQLHKHHWNVEGAEFLDVHVFLQEVYEDVEDAADELAERLQALGGVPHASMTTLAETATVEPEDEDVYDIRTSLANDLEMMGDIIESYRQHIELAEQLGDYATGEILREQLETIEEHAHHIEHYLEDDTLVLESATN
- a CDS encoding metal-dependent transcriptional regulator, whose translation is MTGAPHYLLVLYLAERRDSPPVSPGHVADAVDRSPAATTEMLQRLESRGLVTYEPYEGATLTPAGRDAAEELYETYTTLSQFFHDVLELDEYEREAMELAGTISPVVAERLESALLTE
- a CDS encoding FAD-dependent oxidoreductase, translating into MSDSDTTQTNAAFDHDVVIVGGGPAGCAAGVFTARYGLDTVIFDRGRSSIQRCAVLENYLGFPGGIDIETLYGLIHDHAEEAGCEIVPDLVESLERADGGEGFVVGVQEGEPVTARRVIAATRYDGEYMRGLDDEAAMFETHEHDGEEHEHFDKGYAEGDGTTPVDDLYIASPYGATGYQASMAAGRGTRVGITVVEDVRRERGYPESVASYYDWRRPAAELDSEWSDRDRWREWFDDRLPDDHDLEDERRREIREREVDRRLETYLSDDEIDARVERGHRRLLEHVDDDLILEAAREIEGEE
- a CDS encoding ABC transporter substrate-binding protein; translated protein: MSDNTDSTSGIPTRRDTLKYGGAVVGGGLLAGCVASPEDETSETEGSYSVTMDPVGTVEFDEVPETWFPYTGDYADMGVALGQGDGLSAIGVRARFASHLYEELPGVSVDGSELTELYQDGTGKEIFYELEADVHLIDPNFMENRLQWDRVDIDEIRDAVAPFVGNTIFSRVYDWHDYADYTLYEAFEKIAQVFQEQARYDAFAAYHDEVLADVRARLPNETPTIAVLYPEGVPPESFYPYLIGSGTQSKHWTDLNVADSLARNDIVDAQAGGGTIDYETLLEIDPDALAIRMQGEITQEYFDTEIVSHLRNHNVASELQAVQNDRVIYGGLTYQGPIIHLFQLERAARGLYPDEFGGEQLFDRQRVADIVTGEFQK